One genomic segment of Hordeum vulgare subsp. vulgare chromosome 2H, MorexV3_pseudomolecules_assembly, whole genome shotgun sequence includes these proteins:
- the LOC123429782 gene encoding omega-hydroxypalmitate O-feruloyl transferase-like, whose protein sequence is MVAEAKQNGVATMAGSKVQLMSLKREEPTLVSPAEATPTGKQYYLSNLDQNIAVIVQTVYCFKCPSGRGNEGAADALRSALARVLVHYHPLAGRLGISREMKLTVECTGEGVPFVEAEAACDLALIGDLSTPDPAALGQLVYSVPGAKNILEMPPMTAQVTRFKCGGFSLGLGMNHCMFDGLGAMEFVNSWAEMARGATELTVPPFLDRAVLRARDPPVISFPHHEFEEIADVSEMAALYGGQELVYRSFCFDPDRLERVRGLALADGDLERCTTFEALSGLVWRARTRALGLAPEQQTKLLFAVDGRRRFVPPLPKGYFGNGIVLTNALATAGDLLSAPVSRAAGKVQEAVRMVTDEYMRSAVDYFEATRARPSLASTLLITTWSRLAFNGADFGWGEPAMSGPVTLPEKEVILFLAHGKERKSINVLLGLPASAMDTFQELMDEI, encoded by the exons ATG GTTGCGGAGGCGAAGCAGAACGGCGTGGCCACCATGGCGGGAAGCAAGGTGCAGCTGATGTCCTTGAAGCGCGAGGAGCCGACGCTGGTATCGCCGGCGGAGGCGACGCCGACGGGGAAGCAGTACTACCTGTCCAATCTGGACCAGAACATCGCGGTGATCGTGCAGACCGTGTACTGCTTCAAGTGCCCATCGGGCCGCGGCAACGAAGGTGCCGCAGACGCTCTCCGGTCCGCGCTGGCTCGCGTGCTCGTCCACTACCACCCGCTCGCCGGCCGCCTCGGCATCAGCCGGGAGATGAAGCTCACTGTGGAGTGCACCGGTGAGGGTGTCCCGTTCGTGGAGGCCGAAGCCGCCTGCGACCTGGCCCTCATCGGCGACCTCTCCACCCCGGACCCCGCCGCGCTGGGCCAGCTCGTGTACTCCGTCCCCGGCGCCAAGAACATCCTCGAGATGCCGCCCATGACGGCGCAG GTGACCAGGTTCAAGTGTGGCGGGTTCAGCCTCGGGTTGGGCATGAACCACTGCATGTTCGACGGCCTGGGCGCCATGGAGTTCGTCAACTCCTGGGCCGAGATGGCGCGCGGCGCCACGGAGCTCACCGTGCCACCGTTCCTCGATCGCGCCGTGCTCCGCGCGCGCGATCCTCCGGTGATCTCCTTCCCGCACCACGAGTTCGAGGAGATCGCTGACGTCTCGGAAATGGCGGCACTCTACGGCGGCCAGGAGCTTGTGTACCGCTCCTTCTGCTTCGACCCGGACAGGCTTGAGCGCGTCCGCGGCCTCGCCCTCGCCGACGGTGATCTCGAGCGCTGCACCACCTTCGAGGCGCTTTCCGGCCTCGTCTGGCGCGCTCGCACCCGCGCGCTGGGGCTCGCGCCAGAGCAGCAGACGAAGCTGCTGTTTGCCGTGGACGGGCGCCGCCGCTTCGTGCCTCCGCTGCCAAAGGGGTACTTCGGGAACGGCATCGTGCTGACCAACGCGCTTGCCACGGCGGGAGATCTGCTGTCGGCGCCGGTGTCCCGCGCGGCCGGGAAGGTGCAGGAGGCCGTGCGGATGGTGACGGACGAGTATATGCGGTCGGCGGTGGACTATTTCGAGGCCACGCGCGCAAGGCCGTCGCTGGCGTCGACGCTGCTCATCACCACGTGGTCGCGGCTCGCGTTCAACGGCGCAGACTTCGGCTGGGGCGAGCCGGCCATGTCCGGGccagtcacgctgccggagaaggaGGTCATACTCTTCCTCGCGCACGGGAAGGAGAGAAAGAGCATCAACGTCCTGCTCGGCCTGCCGGCGTCCGCCATGGACACTTTCCAAGAGCTTATGGACGAGATATGA